A window of Cryptomeria japonica chromosome 3, Sugi_1.0, whole genome shotgun sequence contains these coding sequences:
- the LOC131066333 gene encoding protein IQ-DOMAIN 5 has protein sequence MGHRSKKWFKRLVCTNASKKEHPPENGHDEQTAVADKDKSKFWQWKNLGSRDKTSVYKDMFDKYGPLKEEKAAICIQSKFRAYLARKSFRSLKGTVRLQALVQRHEVRKQAASALQSMQSWIRIQSQIRARRSCMVTEGRLKQKRREHQMKLEAELHELEVDWLDGAETMEEIIARVQQREEASVRRERAMAYAFSHQWRASSKSNLGYAGYEIDKTNWGWSWIERWIAARPWENRLLSQGMKDGLENNNPTNGHINGHKHLVGVNAKKAIMPYSKMGQMNVKPPSPEKSSSRDSDNYIDNSKEHPNITDSEAKKKSPLPKHDKPAMQKVNKARQKVSQVVDAGILAS, from the exons GAGCAAACAGCAGTTGCTGATAAAGATAAATCTAAATTCTGGCAATGGAAGAATCTGGGTTCTCGAGATAAAACCAGTGTTTACAAAG ATATGTTTGATAAATATGGACCTTTGAAAGAGGAGAAGGCTGCCATTTGTATCCAATCCAAATTTCGTGCATATTTG GCTAGAAAATCTTTTCGAAGTTTAAAAGGTACGGTAAGACTTCAGGCACTTGTTCAGAGACATGAAGTAAGGAAGCAGGCAGCTAGCGCTCTGCAATCCATGCAATCTTGGATCAGAATACAGAGCCAGATTCGGGCCCGTCGCTCATGCATGGTAACTGAAGGTCGACTTAAGCAGAAAAGACGTGAACACCAAATGAAACTTGAAGCTGAGCTTCATGAGCTAGAG GTTGACTGGCTGGATGGTGCAGAAACAATGGAAGAAATTATAGCAAGGGTACAACAGAGGGAAGAAGCTTCTGTCAGACGTGAAAGAGCCATGGCATATGCTTTTTCTCATCAG TGGAGAGCTAGCTCAAAATCGAACCTTGGATatgctggatatgaaattgataaaACTAATTGGGGTTGGAGCTGGATAGAACGCTGGATTGCTGCCCGTCCATGGGAAAATCGCTTGCTTTCTCAAGGTATGAAGGATGGCTTGGAAAACAACAATCCTACAAATGGGCACATAAATGGCCACAAGCATCTGGTGGGGGTTAATGCAAAGAAAGCAATCATGCCTTATTCCAAAATGGGTCAGATGAATGTAAAGCCGCCTTCTCCAGAAAAATCTTCCTCACGTGACAGTGACAACTACATTGACAATTCTAAAGAACACCCAAATATCACTGATTCTGAGGCAAAGAAAAAATCACCTCTGCCAAAGCATGATAAACCAGCTATGCAAAAGGTGAATAAGGCCCGACAAAAAGTGAGCCAGGTTGTAGATGCTGGAATATTGGCCTCTTGA